From Xylanibacter oryzae DSM 17970, a single genomic window includes:
- a CDS encoding helix-turn-helix domain-containing protein: MIDIDNILSVNEVNADKLCLQVADKVRLRRLEMNLTQTGMAQRSGVNINTYRRFEKTGEIAFLNLVKIASVLGMTDDINRLFSQRKYNSIEDVINSNKINSRKRGKKNE; this comes from the coding sequence ATGATAGATATTGATAATATATTATCAGTTAATGAAGTGAATGCTGATAAACTTTGTTTGCAAGTTGCTGACAAAGTAAGATTACGTAGACTGGAGATGAACCTTACGCAAACTGGTATGGCTCAGCGCTCAGGCGTGAATATAAATACTTATAGGCGGTTTGAAAAAACAGGAGAAATTGCATTTCTTAATTTGGTAAAGATTGCCTCTGTATTGGGAATGACAGACGATATAAATCGTCTATTCTCTCAAAGAAAATACAATTCAATAGAAGATGTAATAAATTCAAACAAAATAAATAGCAGAAAGCGAGGTAAAAAAAATGAGTAA